A DNA window from Deinococcus sonorensis KR-87 contains the following coding sequences:
- a CDS encoding histidine phosphatase family protein: protein MLDLYLIRHGQTLANRQRRYPAEDEDPPLSPDGRRQAQALVLPEGRVYSSPARRARETAEQAGRFPVQVSPALAEAHFGVMAGHTWAELEARYGATPAGWVTALSDPAAPDGPPEGESGEAFHARIDEWLQTLPLSGTVLAFTHLGPVLAALRLTVGLRAAELPTCGVVHLRRSEQAWWLVRLGPGPG, encoded by the coding sequence ATGCTTGACCTGTACCTGATCCGGCACGGACAGACGCTGGCCAACCGTCAGCGCCGTTACCCCGCCGAAGACGAGGACCCGCCGCTCAGCCCGGACGGTCGCCGTCAGGCGCAGGCGCTGGTGTTGCCGGAAGGACGCGTGTACAGTTCGCCGGCCCGCCGGGCACGCGAGACGGCTGAACAGGCCGGACGGTTCCCGGTGCAGGTCAGCCCGGCGCTGGCCGAGGCGCACTTCGGGGTGATGGCGGGCCACACCTGGGCCGAACTGGAGGCCCGGTACGGCGCGACGCCGGCCGGCTGGGTCACGGCCCTCAGCGACCCGGCCGCGCCGGATGGGCCACCGGAGGGGGAGAGCGGCGAGGCCTTTCATGCCCGGATAGACGAGTGGCTGCAGACCCTGCCGCTCTCCGGAACGGTGCTGGCGTTCACGCACCTTGGCCCGGTGCTGGCGGCGCTGCGGCTGACCGTCGGGCTGCGGGCCGCCGAGCTCCCGACCTGCGGCGTGGTGCATCTGCGGCGGTCGGAGCAGGCGTGGTGGCTGGTCCGTCTCGGCCCGGGGCCGGGGTGA
- the cobU gene encoding bifunctional adenosylcobinamide kinase/adenosylcobinamide-phosphate guanylyltransferase: MTPPINSLIYVTGGARSGKSRYAEQRASALDGGQVTYLATAQAFDDEMADRIRRHRADRPAGWHTLEEPLEVVEAVQRVSGVVLLDCLSLWVSNQMLRGDSDEAMLRAADDLIAARHRRRGPLVVVSNEVGLGIVPDNPLARRFRDVLGWVNQRVAADSDEAWMLVSGLPLQLKEHGGAAPGSAQEGRCS; encoded by the coding sequence TTGACCCCGCCCATCAACAGCCTGATCTATGTGACGGGCGGCGCCCGCAGCGGGAAGAGTCGGTACGCCGAACAGCGGGCCAGCGCTCTTGACGGCGGACAGGTAACGTATCTGGCGACCGCCCAGGCCTTCGACGACGAGATGGCTGACCGGATCCGCCGTCACCGCGCTGACCGGCCGGCCGGCTGGCACACTCTGGAGGAGCCGCTGGAGGTGGTGGAGGCCGTACAGCGCGTGTCCGGCGTGGTGCTGCTCGACTGCCTGAGCCTGTGGGTCAGCAACCAGATGCTGCGCGGCGACAGTGACGAGGCGATGCTGCGCGCCGCCGACGACCTGATTGCGGCCCGGCACCGGCGCCGAGGTCCGCTGGTGGTGGTCAGCAACGAGGTGGGGCTGGGCATCGTGCCGGACAATCCGCTGGCCCGGCGCTTCCGCGACGTGCTCGGCTGGGTCAACCAGCGTGTGGCGGCCGACAGCGACGAAGCCTGGATGCTGGTCAGCGGCCTGCCACTGCAGCTCAAGGAGCATGGCGGTGCAGCTCCTGGCTCCGCTCAGGAAGGGAGATGTTCATGA
- a CDS encoding PQQ-dependent sugar dehydrogenase, with amino-acid sequence MTSNRRKRLSGLLLGLLGALSACAVVTGPQTAAPDLGLTLPAGFHATLYAGGFKKPRLMATAPNGDTFVADAETGEVIALLDRNNDGQLDSQQVYATGLNKPNSLAFHGGSLYVANTDGIVRFPYASGDVKASAAPEQVVDLPGGGLHSSRTVVFGPDDHMYVAAGSDCNVCEETDPKRASVWVYNADGKNGRPFATGLRNAVGLEWFGDTFYATVNGRDLAGNNTPPESFYTLQDGKNYGWPYCYPVARAAPQTWDKDFGKGDPGACTAAQPAIATTTAHSAPLGLAFYTGQAFPAAYRNKMFVALHGSWNRFPPSGYKVITVDPQTGETADFITGFLNGVTTSGRPADLQMTADGALLLTDDSNGLIYRISYSAL; translated from the coding sequence ATGACCTCAAACCGAAGGAAGCGGCTCAGCGGACTGTTGCTCGGCCTGCTCGGTGCGCTCAGCGCCTGCGCCGTCGTCACCGGTCCGCAAACGGCGGCCCCCGACCTGGGCCTGACCCTCCCCGCCGGGTTCCACGCCACCCTCTACGCTGGCGGGTTCAAGAAACCGCGCCTGATGGCGACGGCCCCGAACGGAGACACCTTCGTGGCCGACGCGGAGACAGGCGAGGTGATCGCCCTGCTGGACCGGAACAATGACGGTCAGCTGGACAGTCAGCAGGTGTACGCCACTGGCCTCAACAAGCCGAACAGCCTGGCGTTTCACGGCGGCTCTCTGTACGTGGCCAACACGGACGGGATTGTCCGGTTTCCCTATGCCAGCGGCGACGTCAAGGCCAGCGCGGCGCCCGAGCAGGTCGTGGACCTGCCGGGCGGCGGCCTGCACTCGTCGCGGACGGTGGTATTTGGCCCGGATGACCACATGTACGTGGCTGCAGGCAGCGACTGCAACGTCTGCGAGGAAACGGACCCGAAACGTGCCTCGGTATGGGTCTACAACGCGGATGGCAAGAACGGCCGGCCGTTTGCCACTGGGCTGAGAAACGCCGTGGGCCTGGAATGGTTCGGCGATACCTTCTACGCCACTGTCAACGGCCGGGACCTGGCGGGAAACAACACGCCGCCCGAGTCGTTCTACACGCTTCAGGACGGCAAGAACTACGGCTGGCCCTATTGCTATCCGGTGGCCAGGGCGGCCCCGCAGACCTGGGACAAGGATTTCGGCAAGGGAGATCCGGGCGCCTGCACTGCGGCACAGCCCGCCATCGCGACCACCACGGCCCACTCCGCACCGCTCGGGCTGGCCTTCTACACCGGTCAGGCGTTCCCCGCAGCGTACCGGAACAAGATGTTTGTGGCTCTGCACGGGTCCTGGAACCGCTTTCCGCCGTCGGGGTACAAGGTCATCACGGTGGATCCCCAGACCGGCGAGACCGCGGACTTCATCACCGGGTTCCTGAACGGCGTGACCACTTCCGGACGACCGGCGGACCTTCAGATGACCGCGGATGGCGCGCTGCTGCTGACCGACGACAGCAACGGCCTGATCTACCGAATTTCGTATTCGGCGCTGTAA
- a CDS encoding DUF808 domain-containing protein, which produces MSGGLVALLDDVAAIAKLAAASVDDIGAAAGKASVKALGIVVDDTAVTPRYVTGFTPDRELPIIWRIARGSLRNKIVFILPVALLLSQFLPWAITPILMVGGAYLCYEGAEKVYEAVGGHASAHGPEAATGTGQAHEDQMVAGAIRTDLILSAEIMAISLSSVTDQPFLSRALSLVVVAVLITVLVYGVVGLIVKVDDLGLRLARGRSSGMQAFGRALVRGMPAVLAGLSVIGTAAMLWVGGHILLDGLEKVGVGGPMHTLDEAAESAAHAVPALSGLVHWLVETLGSALVGLVVGLLIVGAMHLRPRRAH; this is translated from the coding sequence ATGAGCGGGGGTCTGGTGGCGTTGCTGGATGATGTGGCCGCCATCGCCAAACTCGCTGCCGCTTCCGTTGACGACATTGGGGCCGCCGCCGGCAAGGCGAGTGTCAAGGCGCTGGGCATTGTCGTGGACGACACCGCCGTCACGCCCCGGTATGTCACGGGCTTCACGCCGGACCGCGAACTGCCGATCATCTGGCGGATTGCGCGGGGTTCGCTGCGCAACAAGATCGTTTTTATCCTGCCGGTCGCCCTGCTGCTCAGTCAGTTCCTTCCCTGGGCGATCACCCCGATCCTGATGGTGGGCGGCGCGTACCTGTGCTACGAGGGCGCCGAGAAGGTCTATGAGGCAGTTGGGGGCCACGCCTCGGCGCACGGTCCGGAAGCGGCCACCGGGACCGGCCAGGCGCACGAGGATCAGATGGTGGCGGGCGCCATCCGCACCGACCTGATTCTTTCCGCAGAGATCATGGCCATCTCCCTGTCGTCCGTCACGGATCAGCCGTTCCTTTCGCGGGCGCTGAGCCTGGTGGTGGTGGCCGTCCTGATTACCGTGCTGGTGTACGGTGTGGTCGGCCTGATCGTGAAGGTGGACGACCTGGGCCTGCGCCTGGCCAGGGGCCGGTCAAGCGGGATGCAGGCGTTCGGGCGAGCGCTGGTTCGCGGCATGCCCGCCGTGCTGGCCGGGCTGTCGGTGATCGGCACCGCCGCGATGCTGTGGGTCGGCGGCCATATCCTGCTCGACGGTCTGGAGAAGGTGGGGGTGGGCGGGCCGATGCACACGCTTGATGAGGCCGCCGAGTCGGCGGCCCATGCCGTGCCTGCGCTGTCCGGGCTGGTCCACTGGCTCGTCGAGACGCTGGGCTCGGCGCTGGTCGGGTTGGTGGTCGGGTTGCTGATAGTGGGCGCCATGCATCTCCGGCCCCGCCGCGCACACTGA
- a CDS encoding YczE/YyaS/YitT family protein, producing MLPRRLLQLLLGLTLYGVSLALMLRANLGLDPWDVFHQGLARHLGWSIGTVVNVMGAVVLLLWWPIRQRPGLGTVLNVLVVGSVVDVTLSLLPPASSLTERIILLPCGVLLNAVATAAYIGARLGPGPRDGLMTGLVRRTGRPVRVVRTAIELSVLAAGWLLGGSVGVGTVAYALLIGPLVQPLLPLFAVPETSPIPQEA from the coding sequence ATGTTGCCCCGAAGACTGCTTCAACTGCTGCTCGGCCTCACGCTGTACGGTGTGTCGCTGGCCCTGATGCTGCGTGCCAACCTCGGCCTCGACCCGTGGGACGTGTTTCACCAGGGGCTGGCCCGTCACCTGGGTTGGAGCATCGGGACGGTCGTCAATGTGATGGGTGCGGTGGTGCTGCTGCTCTGGTGGCCGATCCGTCAGCGGCCCGGACTGGGCACCGTGCTCAATGTCCTCGTCGTCGGCTCGGTGGTGGATGTGACGCTGTCGCTTCTCCCTCCGGCCTCGTCCCTGACCGAACGGATCATTCTGCTGCCGTGCGGTGTCCTTCTGAACGCTGTGGCCACTGCTGCCTACATCGGCGCGCGGCTGGGCCCGGGGCCCCGTGACGGCCTGATGACCGGCCTGGTCCGCCGCACCGGACGGCCGGTCCGGGTGGTGCGGACTGCCATCGAGCTCAGCGTGCTGGCAGCTGGGTGGCTGCTGGGCGGCTCGGTCGGCGTGGGCACGGTCGCGTACGCCCTGCTGATCGGCCCGCTGGTTCAGCCGCTGCTTCCGCTGTTTGCGGTGCCGGAAACGTCGCCCATCCCACAGGAAGCCTGA
- a CDS encoding adenosylcobinamide-GDP ribazoletransferase — protein sequence MSPSQLPARSAVWTQVVRPAHLALTFLTTFPLPHLNDLQDGEFARASGFYPLAGWAIGGLSALLLWAPLPVAPGVHAALVLAAGLAATGLLHFDGLVDTADAVFAMASPERRLEILRDVHIGAFGLATGGLILLTWWSLLGAARPADLLLAAVLARTVVLVPMNVFPAARTVSIGARSREGRWGTALLVAAPVLLLPGLQLMTSGAFLAALISALLAALLVARFCAGRLGGGINGDVYGSCIIAAELAVLLALQWGR from the coding sequence ATGTCCCCTTCTCAGCTGCCTGCGAGGTCCGCCGTGTGGACCCAGGTCGTGCGGCCAGCCCACCTTGCGCTCACCTTCCTGACCACCTTTCCGCTCCCCCACCTGAACGACCTCCAGGACGGTGAATTCGCGCGGGCCAGTGGCTTCTACCCGCTGGCGGGCTGGGCCATCGGCGGCCTGAGCGCGCTCCTGCTGTGGGCGCCGCTGCCGGTCGCGCCCGGGGTCCACGCGGCCCTGGTGCTGGCGGCTGGGCTGGCCGCCACCGGCCTGCTGCACTTTGACGGTCTGGTCGACACGGCCGACGCGGTGTTCGCGATGGCCTCGCCCGAGCGGCGGCTGGAGATCCTGCGCGACGTGCACATCGGCGCCTTCGGGCTGGCCACCGGCGGACTGATCCTCCTGACGTGGTGGAGCCTGCTGGGGGCCGCCCGCCCGGCGGACCTGCTGCTCGCGGCGGTGCTCGCCCGGACCGTGGTGCTGGTGCCCATGAACGTGTTCCCGGCGGCCCGCACCGTCTCCATCGGCGCACGCTCCCGCGAGGGCCGCTGGGGCACGGCGCTGCTGGTCGCGGCCCCCGTCCTGCTGCTCCCGGGTCTGCAGCTGATGACCAGTGGCGCGTTCCTCGCCGCGCTGATCAGCGCGTTGCTGGCGGCGCTGCTGGTCGCCCGCTTCTGTGCGGGCCGGCTGGGCGGCGGCATCAACGGCGACGTGTACGGCAGCTGCATCATCGCGGCGGAACTGGCGGTCCTGCTGGCGCTGCAATGGGGCCGCTGA
- a CDS encoding SDR family oxidoreductase: protein MRVFVTGASGFIGSAVIPELIGAGHQVVGLARSDAAAVALVAAGAQVQPGSLEDLASLHAGAASADGVIHLAYIHDFSQMEAAAQADRSAIEALGAALAGSDRPLVIASGLVGLAPGRVATEQDRPAAAGHPRMAAAEATLGLASQGVRSSVVRLSPTVHGQGDQGFISVLIKIARQKGVSGYVGDGTNRWPAVHRLDAARLFRLALEQAPAGSVLHGAAEEGVPIRTVAEVVGRHLDVPVRAIAPEEAAAHFGWLGAFLAADAPASNALTRALLHWQPDQPGLIDDLDQGHYFA from the coding sequence ATGCGTGTATTTGTGACCGGTGCATCAGGCTTTATCGGCTCGGCAGTGATTCCTGAGCTCATCGGGGCGGGCCATCAGGTCGTGGGGCTGGCCCGCTCGGATGCGGCGGCGGTGGCACTTGTTGCCGCCGGTGCCCAGGTGCAGCCCGGCTCCCTGGAAGACCTGGCGAGTCTGCACGCCGGCGCCGCTTCGGCCGACGGCGTCATCCACCTCGCCTACATCCACGACTTCTCGCAGATGGAGGCGGCGGCGCAGGCCGACCGGAGCGCCATCGAGGCGCTCGGGGCCGCCCTGGCCGGTTCGGACCGGCCGCTGGTGATCGCCTCCGGACTGGTGGGGCTGGCCCCCGGCCGGGTCGCCACCGAACAGGACCGCCCCGCGGCCGCCGGTCACCCGCGCATGGCGGCGGCCGAGGCGACGCTGGGCCTGGCATCGCAGGGCGTGCGTTCGTCGGTCGTGCGGCTCTCGCCGACGGTCCACGGCCAGGGGGATCAGGGCTTCATCTCCGTGCTGATCAAGATTGCCCGCCAGAAGGGCGTCTCCGGATACGTGGGTGACGGGACCAACCGCTGGCCGGCGGTGCACCGGCTCGATGCGGCGCGCCTGTTCCGCCTCGCGCTGGAACAGGCACCGGCGGGTTCGGTGCTGCACGGCGCAGCGGAGGAAGGCGTCCCGATCCGAACCGTCGCCGAGGTGGTCGGACGGCATCTGGATGTTCCAGTGCGCGCCATTGCGCCGGAGGAGGCCGCCGCGCACTTCGGCTGGCTGGGCGCCTTTCTGGCGGCGGATGCTCCAGCCTCGAACGCCCTGACCCGCGCCCTGCTCCACTGGCAGCCGGACCAGCCCGGGCTCATTGACGACCTCGACCAGGGACACTACTTCGCCTGA
- a CDS encoding TetR/AcrR family transcriptional regulator, with translation MGRWGPDTRGRLERAAMELYLQQGFEQTTVAEIAERAGLTERTFFRHYTDKREVLFRGAGRLQALVVNTVLAAPASAAPIEAVAAGLEAAGDVFQGDVERARLRQTVITANPELQARELSKLATLASGIAAALRQRGTPDLTADLTAEVGVVVFRVAFERWIGGAGPQDWTLLIGSLLGELRVVLGGAQA, from the coding sequence ATGGGTCGGTGGGGGCCAGACACGCGCGGCCGGCTGGAGCGGGCGGCCATGGAGCTGTATCTCCAGCAGGGCTTCGAGCAGACGACCGTGGCCGAGATCGCGGAGCGGGCCGGGCTGACGGAACGGACCTTCTTCCGGCACTACACCGACAAGCGGGAGGTGCTGTTCAGGGGTGCCGGTCGCCTGCAGGCGCTGGTAGTAAACACTGTCCTGGCTGCGCCCGCTTCGGCCGCGCCCATCGAGGCGGTGGCCGCCGGCCTGGAGGCGGCCGGCGACGTGTTCCAGGGCGACGTCGAGCGGGCCCGGCTGCGACAGACGGTCATCACGGCGAACCCGGAATTGCAGGCGCGCGAGTTGAGCAAACTCGCCACCCTCGCGTCCGGCATCGCGGCGGCCTTGCGTCAGCGCGGCACGCCGGACCTGACGGCCGATCTGACAGCGGAGGTCGGCGTGGTGGTGTTCCGGGTAGCTTTTGAGCGCTGGATTGGTGGCGCTGGCCCGCAGGACTGGACACTGCTGATCGGGAGCCTGCTGGGTGAGCTGAGAGTCGTTTTGGGCGGTGCCCAGGCGTAA
- a CDS encoding SRPBCC family protein: protein MNSAERTARLLGGYSVALGSAEIFLGAALARRLGMLDRTAQIQLYGARELVSGALIFARPHPVAGVWSRVAGDLLDIGTLLPRLKADNPHRGGAAVALGMVTLTAVADLWCALQLSAAPEETGVRGTVRKLVRQETPPSTFNRVAPGLLIATAAGVGAYLALRGSSAPLPENLAARKDRQPKDGIEVEQAITLSLPVEQVYSFWRKLDTLPQFMTHLEQVEVKGEGQSHWVAKGPAGTRAEWDAEITEDVPNQRLAWRSVEGSSVPNEGSVQFRAAPGNRGTEVRVRLTYRPPAGALGAAFARLFGEEPHQQISQDLRRLKQLLETGMVPTNEGQSSGRKTPLGRGLAQMYDNRRTG from the coding sequence ATGAATAGTGCAGAACGCACCGCAAGGCTGCTCGGCGGATACAGCGTGGCCCTTGGCAGCGCCGAGATCTTTCTCGGCGCCGCACTCGCCCGCCGTCTCGGCATGCTCGACCGCACGGCGCAGATCCAGCTGTATGGCGCCCGCGAACTGGTCAGTGGCGCCCTGATCTTTGCGCGGCCACATCCGGTGGCGGGCGTGTGGTCACGGGTCGCAGGTGACCTGCTTGACATCGGCACGTTGCTCCCCCGCCTGAAGGCGGACAATCCGCACCGCGGCGGGGCTGCCGTGGCGCTGGGCATGGTCACCTTGACAGCAGTGGCGGATCTCTGGTGTGCCCTGCAGCTCAGCGCCGCTCCGGAGGAGACGGGCGTGCGCGGCACGGTCAGGAAACTGGTCCGGCAGGAAACGCCTCCGTCCACCTTCAACCGCGTCGCGCCCGGCCTGCTCATCGCCACAGCGGCGGGGGTCGGGGCGTATCTGGCGCTGCGGGGGTCCAGCGCGCCGCTGCCGGAGAACCTGGCGGCCCGGAAGGACCGCCAGCCGAAGGACGGCATCGAGGTGGAACAGGCCATCACCCTCTCCCTGCCGGTCGAGCAGGTGTACAGCTTCTGGCGCAAGCTCGACACCCTGCCGCAGTTCATGACCCACCTGGAGCAGGTGGAGGTCAAGGGAGAGGGGCAGTCGCACTGGGTGGCGAAGGGACCGGCTGGCACCCGGGCCGAGTGGGACGCCGAGATCACGGAGGACGTGCCGAACCAGCGGCTGGCGTGGCGCAGCGTCGAAGGCAGCAGCGTGCCCAACGAAGGAAGCGTCCAGTTCCGTGCCGCGCCCGGGAACCGGGGGACCGAGGTGCGGGTACGCCTGACCTACCGCCCGCCGGCCGGCGCGCTGGGGGCGGCCTTCGCCCGGCTGTTCGGTGAGGAGCCGCATCAGCAGATCAGCCAGGACCTGCGGCGGCTCAAGCAGCTGCTCGAAACGGGCATGGTGCCCACCAACGAGGGGCAGTCCAGTGGCCGCAAGACGCCGCTTGGTCGCGGCCTCGCTCAGATGTACGACAACCGGAGGACCGGATGA
- a CDS encoding HU family DNA-binding protein produces MTRRKNDTVPKSTAPAPAAEVGDAGKLGKALLVEQVTEATGLTRQQSDAAVSAALQVIVDALSSGKTVGLPGLGTLSVKTTAERQGVRPGTSERITIPAGRKVAFKVASTLKASL; encoded by the coding sequence ATGACCAGACGCAAGAACGACACCGTCCCCAAGTCCACCGCCCCCGCACCGGCGGCAGAAGTCGGAGACGCCGGCAAGCTCGGAAAGGCCCTGCTGGTCGAGCAGGTCACCGAGGCCACCGGGCTGACCCGTCAGCAGAGCGACGCGGCCGTCAGTGCCGCCCTGCAGGTAATCGTGGACGCCCTGAGCAGCGGCAAGACCGTGGGCCTGCCGGGCCTGGGGACCCTGAGCGTCAAAACGACCGCGGAGCGGCAGGGCGTGCGGCCCGGCACCAGCGAGCGCATCACCATCCCAGCCGGCAGGAAGGTGGCCTTCAAGGTCGCCAGCACCCTCAAAGCCAGCCTGTAA
- a CDS encoding serine hydrolase, protein MLRPSPLRRIVSLMTCALLTSGAAQVRFAEHPGSTRLVFDVPQATGAAGHVTSLGLSIELSGARPVPERRRLQTAAGTVTVDVAGTTIQVQAPGHPLQLLTLPAGDGKPFRVVVDVLATSPVKASGPALIPQPVAAACPGVPDTSAVPSLPLKLPVGVTGNVSFMAAVIDPVSLKPLRVAMLNPDAVHPMASTFKQLVLWSVLRDVDAGRLSLSQTFTVTPQNRSLESYVPGTRTVLQLATASISRSENTAADILMRATTPDRVQDLVNSVGTCATSVLMPTKAYWSVQTGLLPKLFGPAHLLAATAPLMTADEPTRRALARRAVLASLQVDVGRLNAALDHFDQGGYDPRIVWQVENRTTPREMVDLISHAYLRNGLSAAQNRLYWDLMKDGCCRPDSKAGYRYWGAKSGVDWGLLNLTGLVQTPDGQYVAYAYMNHQSRTHDVQALQAQKPLVTAWIASVFKRLTRADERP, encoded by the coding sequence ATGTTGCGCCCCTCCCCACTCCGCAGGATCGTTTCGCTGATGACCTGCGCCCTGCTGACCAGTGGGGCCGCCCAGGTGCGGTTCGCCGAGCACCCCGGCTCGACCCGTCTGGTGTTTGACGTGCCGCAGGCCACCGGGGCGGCCGGTCACGTCACGTCCCTGGGCCTGAGCATCGAGCTGAGCGGCGCCCGTCCGGTGCCGGAACGCCGGCGGCTGCAGACGGCGGCGGGCACCGTGACGGTAGACGTGGCGGGCACGACGATTCAGGTGCAGGCACCGGGCCATCCGCTCCAGCTGCTGACCCTGCCGGCGGGTGACGGTAAGCCCTTCCGGGTGGTGGTGGACGTCCTCGCCACGTCCCCAGTCAAGGCGTCCGGTCCCGCGCTGATTCCGCAGCCGGTGGCGGCGGCGTGCCCGGGCGTCCCGGACACCTCGGCCGTCCCGTCGTTGCCGCTGAAGCTGCCCGTCGGGGTGACCGGCAACGTCAGCTTCATGGCCGCCGTGATTGATCCGGTGAGCTTAAAGCCGCTGCGGGTGGCGATGCTCAACCCGGACGCGGTCCATCCGATGGCCAGCACCTTCAAACAGCTGGTTCTGTGGTCGGTGCTGCGCGACGTGGATGCCGGGCGGTTGAGCCTCAGCCAGACCTTTACCGTCACTCCGCAGAACCGCTCGCTGGAGAGTTATGTGCCCGGCACGCGGACCGTGTTGCAGCTGGCCACGGCCAGCATCAGCCGTTCGGAGAACACGGCGGCCGACATCCTGATGCGCGCCACCACGCCGGACCGGGTCCAGGACCTGGTGAACAGCGTGGGCACCTGCGCCACCAGCGTGCTGATGCCTACCAAGGCGTACTGGTCGGTGCAGACGGGTCTGCTGCCAAAGCTGTTCGGTCCAGCTCACCTGCTCGCCGCGACCGCGCCCCTGATGACCGCCGACGAGCCGACCCGCCGGGCGCTGGCCCGCCGGGCGGTGCTGGCGTCGCTGCAGGTGGATGTTGGGCGCCTCAACGCGGCGCTCGACCACTTCGACCAGGGCGGCTATGATCCGAGAATCGTCTGGCAGGTGGAGAACCGCACCACCCCGCGCGAGATGGTGGATCTGATCAGCCACGCGTACCTTCGCAATGGCCTGAGTGCCGCGCAGAACCGGCTGTACTGGGACCTGATGAAGGATGGGTGCTGCCGACCGGACAGCAAGGCCGGCTACCGCTACTGGGGCGCGAAATCCGGCGTGGACTGGGGCCTGCTGAACCTGACGGGTCTGGTGCAGACCCCGGACGGGCAGTACGTGGCCTACGCCTACATGAATCACCAGAGCCGCACCCACGATGTGCAGGCGCTCCAGGCTCAGAAGCCGCTGGTGACCGCCTGGATTGCGAGTGTGTTCAAGCGGCTGACCCGTGCAGATGAACGTCCATAA
- a CDS encoding alpha-glucosidase/alpha-galactosidase, translated as MTSPSIAMIGAGSTVFAKNLLGDILSFPELAHADIRLFDINQERLDVTEQVAHRVAKAAQATPTVTATTDRDRALDGADFVINMIQVGGYQPATVTDFEVPKQFGLRQTIADTLGIGGIMRGLRTIPVLVDMSRDMERLCPDTLHLNYVNPMAMNIWGLSRQSAIRTVGLCHSVQHTAEELARDLGLPASEIDYLCAGINHMAFYLKFEHQGQSLYPRLMDLAESGQVPATNRVRYEMLRRLGYFVTESSEHFSEYVPYFIKRGREDLIERFGVPLDEYPRRCVAQIGGWEELRVKLQNPDEPLEVKRSVEYGSLIIHSMVTGQPRVVYGNVMNSPTVGSGKLISNLPDECCVEVPCLVDRQGVQPTRIGRLPPQLAGLMQTNINVQALTVEALVTGKREHIYHAAMLDPHTSAELDLDQIWALVDALLAQHGAFIPQALQAAD; from the coding sequence ATGACCAGCCCCAGCATCGCGATGATCGGCGCGGGCAGCACGGTGTTCGCCAAGAACCTGCTCGGCGACATCCTCAGCTTCCCCGAACTCGCCCACGCCGACATCCGCCTCTTTGACATCAATCAGGAACGCCTCGACGTCACCGAACAGGTCGCCCACCGGGTCGCCAAGGCGGCCCAGGCCACCCCCACCGTCACCGCCACCACCGACCGCGACCGCGCCCTGGACGGCGCGGACTTCGTGATCAACATGATCCAGGTCGGCGGCTACCAGCCGGCCACCGTCACCGACTTCGAGGTGCCCAAGCAGTTCGGTCTGCGCCAGACCATCGCCGATACGCTCGGCATCGGCGGCATCATGCGCGGCCTGCGCACCATTCCCGTCCTCGTGGACATGAGCCGCGACATGGAACGCCTCTGCCCGGACACACTGCACCTGAATTACGTCAATCCGATGGCCATGAACATCTGGGGCCTGAGCCGCCAGAGCGCCATCCGCACGGTGGGGTTGTGCCACAGCGTGCAGCACACCGCCGAAGAACTCGCGCGCGACCTGGGCCTCCCCGCCTCGGAGATCGACTACCTGTGCGCCGGCATCAACCACATGGCCTTCTACCTCAAGTTCGAGCATCAGGGGCAGAGTCTCTACCCGCGCCTGATGGACCTCGCCGAGTCCGGGCAAGTGCCGGCCACCAACCGGGTGCGCTACGAAATGCTGCGCCGGCTCGGGTATTTCGTGACCGAGAGCAGCGAGCACTTCAGCGAGTACGTTCCGTACTTCATCAAGCGTGGGCGTGAAGACCTGATCGAGCGCTTTGGCGTGCCGCTCGACGAGTATCCGCGCCGCTGCGTGGCGCAGATCGGCGGGTGGGAGGAGCTGCGGGTGAAACTCCAGAACCCCGACGAGCCGCTGGAGGTGAAACGCTCAGTGGAGTACGGCTCGCTGATCATTCACAGCATGGTCACCGGCCAGCCGCGGGTGGTGTACGGCAACGTGATGAACAGCCCAACGGTGGGCAGCGGCAAACTCATCAGCAACCTGCCGGACGAGTGCTGCGTGGAGGTGCCGTGCCTGGTGGACCGCCAGGGGGTGCAGCCGACCCGCATCGGCCGCCTTCCCCCGCAGCTCGCTGGCCTGATGCAGACGAACATCAACGTGCAGGCGCTGACGGTGGAGGCGCTGGTGACGGGCAAGCGCGAGCACATCTACCATGCGGCGATGCTGGACCCGCACACCAGCGCCGAGCTGGACCTGGACCAGATCTGGGCACTGGTCGATGCCCTGCTCGCCCAGCACGGTGCCTTCATTCCCCAGGCCTTGCAGGCTGCCGACTGA